Proteins encoded within one genomic window of Argiope bruennichi chromosome 7, qqArgBrue1.1, whole genome shotgun sequence:
- the LOC129976621 gene encoding uncharacterized protein LOC129976621 isoform X1, producing the protein MAKPAKKKTPTEPITVSKIYETIQAKGYLHTLWLDLIFDIKAKPTYQRLQAMVSDVINNTMSTLTSNSVDEKDERLKETGLTEISIMTYTLDTVISEVLYRKYQNEFEGIVRNLIKDVLKSKAAEARNSAKNDSVFENIQRIFNKKNPKSTDNKENDHTVTDANKSQISNSSKDGGEIKAAPARKRGRPKKTNIDEGEAANGTAVPESKEISVPMTPEKNIACVNDKIKYEVPDEESDAESEISVGRMSLDSVSSVHTSELSSFEDNISICSDDEGEKKYVPLKVANEMYLRGKLSQIYEFGKNSERLKQKKQVSKDLSKRNNSGFRNDSFSVRKVLPQRVRKPNPKYNSETMYCDYKDYSFPHADTLLSSSQDEMDDKIFEPTKIQGKRKRSSLDKGTSSTPPKISPARNISASKGRKANNSPKSKTSTKWYDTSDLYKPRPVTGGIGSRSTAVTAFST; encoded by the exons ccaACGTATCAGCGTTTACAAGCTATGGTCAGTGATGTGATTAATAATACTATGTCAACTTTAACTTCAAACTCAGTTGATGAAAAAGATGAAAGACTAAAGGAAACTGGATTAACTGA aatcaGCATAATGACATATACTCTTGATACTGTCATTTCTGAAGTATTGTATCGGAAATATCAAAATGAGTTTGAGGGCATCGTAAGGAATCTCATTAAAGATGTTCTAAAATCCAAAGCAGCAGAAGCTCGTAATTCTGCTAAAAATGATTCAGTATTTGAGaacattcaaagaattttcaataaaaaaaatcctaaatcaACAG ATAATAAAGAGAATGATCATACAGTCACTGATGCTAACAAATCTCAGATCTCGAATTCCTCTAAAGACGGGGGAGAAATCAAAGCTGCTCCTGCTCGTAAGAGAGGAAGaccaaagaaaacaaatatagatGAAGGAGAGGCTGCAAATGGAACCGCTGTTCCTGAAAGCAAAGAAATTAGCGTACCTATGactccagaaaaaaatattgcatgtgttaatgataaaataaaatatgaagtccCTGATGAAG aGAGTGATGCCGAATCAGAGATATCTGTTGGAAGGATGTCTCTCGACTCAGTTAGCTCAGTGCACACAAGTGAGTTATCATCTTTTGAAGACAATATTAGTATTTGTTCAGATGATGAAGGAGAAAAGAAATATGTTCCTTTGAAAGTTG cGAATGAAATGTATCTTCGAGGCAAACTTTCTCAGATTTACGAATTTGGAAAAAACAGTGAAAGATTGAAACAAAAGAAGCAG gtTTCAAAGGATCTCTCCAAAAGAAACAATTCAGGTT ttcgaaATGACAGCTTTTCAGTTCGTAAAGTTTTGCCTCAAAGAGTTAGGAAACCTAATCCTAAGTATAATTCTGAAACTATGTATTGTGATTACAAGGATTATTCATTTCCACATGCTGATACATTATTATCAAGTTCTCAAGATGAGATGGATGACAAGATTTTTGAACCCACTAAAATCCAGGGAAAGCGTAAAAGGTCAAGCTTGGATAAAGGAACTAGCTCTACTCCTCCTAAGATTTCACCAGCTCGAAACATTTCAGCATCAAAGGGGAGAAAGGCAAATAACTCCCCTaa ATCGAAAACTTCTACAAAATGGTATGATACCTCCGATTTGTACAAGCCTCGCCCAGTGACTGGAGGCATAGGATCACGAAGCACGGCTGTCACTGCATTTTCAACATAA
- the LOC129976621 gene encoding uncharacterized protein LOC129976621 isoform X2 encodes MAKPAKKKTPTEPITVSKIYETIQAKGYLHTLWLDLIFDIKAKPTYQRLQAMVSDVINNTMSTLTSNSVDEKDERLKETGLTEISIMTYTLDTVISEVLYRKYQNEFEGIVRNLIKDVLKSKAAEARNSAKNDSVFENIQRIFNKKNPKSTDNKENDHTVTDANKSQISNSSKDGGEIKAAPARKRGRPKKTNIDEGEAANGTAVPESKEISVPMTPEKNIACVNDKIKYEVPDEESDAESEISVGRMSLDSVSSVHTSELSSFEDNISICSDDEGEKKYVPLKVANEMYLRGKLSQIYEFGKNSERLKQKKQVSKDLSKRNNSVRNDSFSVRKVLPQRVRKPNPKYNSETMYCDYKDYSFPHADTLLSSSQDEMDDKIFEPTKIQGKRKRSSLDKGTSSTPPKISPARNISASKGRKANNSPKSKTSTKWYDTSDLYKPRPVTGGIGSRSTAVTAFST; translated from the exons ccaACGTATCAGCGTTTACAAGCTATGGTCAGTGATGTGATTAATAATACTATGTCAACTTTAACTTCAAACTCAGTTGATGAAAAAGATGAAAGACTAAAGGAAACTGGATTAACTGA aatcaGCATAATGACATATACTCTTGATACTGTCATTTCTGAAGTATTGTATCGGAAATATCAAAATGAGTTTGAGGGCATCGTAAGGAATCTCATTAAAGATGTTCTAAAATCCAAAGCAGCAGAAGCTCGTAATTCTGCTAAAAATGATTCAGTATTTGAGaacattcaaagaattttcaataaaaaaaatcctaaatcaACAG ATAATAAAGAGAATGATCATACAGTCACTGATGCTAACAAATCTCAGATCTCGAATTCCTCTAAAGACGGGGGAGAAATCAAAGCTGCTCCTGCTCGTAAGAGAGGAAGaccaaagaaaacaaatatagatGAAGGAGAGGCTGCAAATGGAACCGCTGTTCCTGAAAGCAAAGAAATTAGCGTACCTATGactccagaaaaaaatattgcatgtgttaatgataaaataaaatatgaagtccCTGATGAAG aGAGTGATGCCGAATCAGAGATATCTGTTGGAAGGATGTCTCTCGACTCAGTTAGCTCAGTGCACACAAGTGAGTTATCATCTTTTGAAGACAATATTAGTATTTGTTCAGATGATGAAGGAGAAAAGAAATATGTTCCTTTGAAAGTTG cGAATGAAATGTATCTTCGAGGCAAACTTTCTCAGATTTACGAATTTGGAAAAAACAGTGAAAGATTGAAACAAAAGAAGCAG gtTTCAAAGGATCTCTCCAAAAGAAACAATTCAG ttcgaaATGACAGCTTTTCAGTTCGTAAAGTTTTGCCTCAAAGAGTTAGGAAACCTAATCCTAAGTATAATTCTGAAACTATGTATTGTGATTACAAGGATTATTCATTTCCACATGCTGATACATTATTATCAAGTTCTCAAGATGAGATGGATGACAAGATTTTTGAACCCACTAAAATCCAGGGAAAGCGTAAAAGGTCAAGCTTGGATAAAGGAACTAGCTCTACTCCTCCTAAGATTTCACCAGCTCGAAACATTTCAGCATCAAAGGGGAGAAAGGCAAATAACTCCCCTaa ATCGAAAACTTCTACAAAATGGTATGATACCTCCGATTTGTACAAGCCTCGCCCAGTGACTGGAGGCATAGGATCACGAAGCACGGCTGTCACTGCATTTTCAACATAA